A region of Deltaproteobacteria bacterium DNA encodes the following proteins:
- a CDS encoding homoserine O-succinyltransferase: MAELAREQSASRRISRDRRDGSRVAGVVTLGQRPFALDCGGALAEVQVAYEIVGPSDAPVVAVLGGISAGRYVTSATTGPKGWWADLCGPGLALDTERYRLLSWDFLGGNGATTGPRSVPHLRTAFPDVTTFDQARVAAELLTLLGVQQLHAFVGASYGGMVALAFAAAYPTRVRQILAIVTAHRSAPLATGWRTIQRQIVQLGLDSNRGDEGLAIARALGMATYRTPDEFTQRFGGSRSDTRDPDSFPVWGYLKSRGDDYVKHMDPYAFLTLSRSIDLHAVDPQAITVPTTLAAVRQDQLVPLSLVEELAASFKAPCALKVLDSLYGHDAFLKEPEFYGQLLRCL; this comes from the coding sequence ATGGCGGAGTTGGCGAGAGAGCAGAGTGCCAGTAGGCGGATCAGCAGAGACAGACGTGATGGATCGCGCGTGGCCGGTGTCGTTACCCTTGGTCAGAGGCCGTTCGCGCTTGACTGCGGTGGCGCGCTCGCTGAGGTGCAGGTAGCCTACGAAATCGTCGGGCCTAGTGATGCCCCTGTCGTTGCGGTGCTCGGTGGTATTTCCGCCGGGCGGTACGTGACGTCAGCAACCACTGGGCCCAAGGGGTGGTGGGCAGATCTCTGTGGTCCAGGCCTGGCTCTCGATACTGAGCGTTATCGTCTGTTATCGTGGGACTTTCTTGGCGGCAACGGAGCGACCACCGGACCGCGGTCGGTACCGCATTTACGTACGGCATTTCCCGACGTCACCACCTTTGACCAAGCGCGCGTGGCTGCAGAGCTACTGACGCTGCTGGGCGTGCAGCAGCTTCACGCCTTTGTCGGCGCATCGTACGGTGGCATGGTGGCGCTGGCTTTTGCCGCAGCTTATCCGACTAGGGTGCGGCAAATCCTGGCCATCGTGACGGCACACCGCAGTGCGCCTTTGGCAACTGGATGGCGCACGATTCAGCGGCAGATTGTTCAACTAGGCCTAGACTCCAACCGTGGCGACGAGGGCCTGGCTATTGCGCGGGCACTCGGTATGGCGACCTATCGCACGCCGGATGAGTTTACGCAGCGCTTTGGTGGCAGCCGCAGTGATACGAGAGATCCGGATTCCTTTCCGGTTTGGGGCTACCTGAAATCGCGCGGTGATGACTACGTGAAGCATATGGATCCCTATGCTTTCCTGACACTCTCGCGATCGATCGATTTACATGCGGTGGACCCGCAAGCGATTACCGTGCCGACGACGCTGGCGGCGGTCCGTCAGGACCAGTTAGTGCCGCTTAGTTTAGTGGAGGAGTTAGCTGCAAGTTTCAAAGCACCCTGCGCGCTGAAGGTCCTCGATTCGCTCTATGGTCACGATGCTTTTCTCAAAGAACCAGAATTTTACGGTCAACTTTTGCGATGTTTATAG
- the metB gene encoding cystathionine gamma-synthase, giving the protein MSQFSATSCVRAAVATDTSHGAVIPPLHLSTNFTFKGLGERRQYDYTRSGNPTRDQLAETLAELEGGHGAIVTSSGMAALTAVVHLIDAGQVIIAPHDCYGGTYRLLAALDKQGRTRVRFVDQGDQAALAHAFAEGDVGLVLVETPSNPLLRVVDIAAVSARCRQYGALLVADNTFLSPALQQPLALGADLVVHSTTKYINGHSDVVGGAVIAKTPELTQQLTWWANCLGITGAPFDAFLTLRGVRTLPARIRLHEENAGAIAAFLAEAPGIAKVYYPGLASHPGHETARKQQRGFGGIISFEMHGGLAAVKAFTDGLKCFSLAESLGGVESLIAHPASMTHASMTPEAQARAGITASLLRISVGIEATEDLLQDLRSGLERAARATGLSNSKTPAYERADRHDTCSAAV; this is encoded by the coding sequence GTGAGTCAATTCTCTGCAACGTCCTGTGTCCGTGCCGCTGTCGCTACCGACACCTCCCACGGAGCGGTGATTCCGCCGCTGCATCTATCAACCAACTTCACGTTCAAAGGTTTGGGCGAACGTCGTCAGTACGACTACACGCGCTCTGGTAACCCGACGCGCGATCAGTTGGCGGAGACTCTGGCTGAGCTCGAAGGTGGGCACGGTGCCATCGTCACAAGTTCGGGTATGGCGGCTCTCACTGCCGTCGTACATCTCATCGATGCGGGTCAGGTCATCATTGCGCCGCACGACTGCTACGGTGGTACGTATCGGTTGCTGGCAGCGCTCGATAAACAGGGGCGCACGCGCGTGCGCTTTGTCGATCAGGGTGATCAAGCGGCGCTGGCTCATGCATTCGCGGAGGGCGACGTCGGTCTAGTGCTCGTGGAGACTCCGAGTAACCCACTGCTTCGCGTCGTCGACATCGCTGCGGTCAGTGCTCGATGCCGGCAGTACGGAGCATTATTGGTGGCCGACAATACTTTCTTGTCTCCAGCGCTACAGCAGCCACTTGCTTTGGGCGCTGACCTAGTTGTCCATTCCACAACCAAGTACATCAACGGTCACAGCGATGTCGTCGGTGGTGCTGTAATCGCCAAGACTCCTGAGCTCACCCAGCAACTCACGTGGTGGGCCAACTGCCTAGGCATTACGGGTGCACCTTTTGATGCTTTTTTGACATTGCGCGGCGTGCGCACACTGCCGGCGCGTATTCGTCTCCATGAAGAGAACGCTGGAGCAATCGCTGCTTTTCTCGCTGAGGCACCGGGAATCGCTAAAGTTTATTACCCAGGTTTAGCCTCACATCCGGGTCACGAGACGGCCAGAAAACAGCAACGCGGCTTTGGCGGTATCATCAGCTTTGAGATGCACGGTGGCCTCGCCGCCGTTAAGGCCTTCACCGACGGTCTTAAGTGTTTTTCGCTAGCGGAATCGCTGGGTGGCGTCGAGAGTCTGATTGCGCATCCAGCGTCCATGACGCATGCGTCCATGACACCGGAAGCGCAGGCACGCGCCGGTATCACGGCATCGCTCCTGCGTATCTCTGTCGGTATCGAAGCCACAGAAGATCTCTTGCAGGATCTACGGAGCGGGCTTGAGCGCGCAGCTCGGGCCACGGGTCTTTCCAACTCTAAAACACCGGCGTACGAGAGAGCTGATCGTCATGACACTTGTAGCGCTGCAGTCTGA